One part of the Flavobacterium johnsoniae UW101 genome encodes these proteins:
- the argS gene encoding arginine--tRNA ligase: protein MSLSQILTPSIQKAIQVLFDVSVDKIEFQTTRKEFEGDITMVIFPLLKVIKSNPAELGNKIGTYLVENVSEVARFNVVSGFLNIVISDSYYVDFFNGIKDQKQFGFLSPNPEEKAVMVEYSSPNTNKPLHLGHVRNNLLGYSVAEILKASGKKVYKTQIINDRGIHICKSMLAWEKFGNGETPESSDLKGDKLVGKYYVEFDKAYKTEINQLIETGKTEEEAKKQAPIIIEAQEMLKKWEAGDEQVIALWKKMNQWVYDGFATTYTNLGVNFDKYYYESNTYLLGKDVVQVGLDKGVFEKDPDGSVWIDLTDEGLDRKIVLRSDGTAVYMTQDIGTAIQRVKDMPDVGGMVYTVGNEQDYHFKVLFLILKKLGFDWASSLYHLSYGMVDLPSGKMKSREGTVVDADDLMQDMTDTAKQIAEDLGKLDSYSADEKAKLYKTIGLGALKYYILKVDPKKRILFNPEESVDFAGNTGPFIQYTYARIQSIIRKADFDFSNKIEIEELHEKEKELVKQIELFPEVIQNAAQNHSPALIANYTYDLVKEYNSFYQSVHILGEADLTKKIFRVQLSQKVAEVIKSAFSLLGIEVPERM from the coding sequence ATGTCATTATCACAAATTCTTACACCTTCTATACAAAAAGCAATACAAGTATTATTTGACGTTTCTGTCGATAAAATCGAGTTTCAAACTACCAGAAAGGAGTTTGAAGGCGATATTACAATGGTAATTTTTCCTTTGTTAAAAGTTATTAAAAGCAATCCGGCAGAACTGGGAAATAAAATAGGAACTTATCTGGTAGAGAATGTTTCTGAAGTTGCCCGCTTTAATGTAGTTTCAGGTTTTTTGAATATTGTAATTTCAGACAGTTATTATGTAGATTTCTTTAACGGAATAAAAGATCAAAAGCAGTTTGGCTTTTTATCTCCAAATCCAGAAGAAAAAGCAGTAATGGTTGAATATTCTTCACCAAATACAAATAAACCATTACACTTAGGACACGTTCGTAACAATTTGTTAGGATATTCTGTTGCAGAAATTCTAAAAGCTTCTGGCAAAAAAGTATACAAAACCCAAATTATCAACGACCGTGGTATTCATATCTGTAAATCGATGCTGGCTTGGGAAAAATTTGGAAACGGAGAAACTCCTGAAAGTTCAGATTTAAAAGGTGATAAGTTAGTTGGTAAATATTATGTAGAATTTGATAAAGCTTATAAAACAGAAATTAATCAATTAATTGAAACGGGTAAAACCGAAGAAGAAGCTAAAAAGCAGGCTCCAATTATTATTGAAGCGCAAGAAATGCTTAAAAAATGGGAAGCCGGTGACGAACAAGTTATAGCACTTTGGAAAAAAATGAACCAATGGGTTTATGATGGTTTTGCAACAACTTACACAAACCTTGGAGTTAATTTTGATAAATACTATTACGAAAGCAATACTTATTTATTAGGTAAAGATGTAGTTCAGGTTGGTCTTGATAAAGGAGTATTCGAAAAAGATCCTGACGGTTCAGTTTGGATTGATTTGACAGATGAAGGTCTGGATCGTAAAATTGTATTACGTTCTGATGGAACTGCAGTTTATATGACTCAGGATATCGGGACAGCAATTCAGCGTGTAAAAGATATGCCAGATGTAGGCGGAATGGTTTATACTGTAGGTAACGAACAAGATTATCATTTTAAAGTATTATTTCTAATCCTGAAAAAACTTGGTTTTGACTGGGCTTCAAGTTTATATCATTTATCATACGGAATGGTTGATTTGCCTTCTGGAAAAATGAAAAGCCGTGAAGGAACTGTTGTTGATGCCGATGATTTGATGCAGGATATGACCGATACAGCTAAACAAATTGCTGAAGACTTAGGAAAATTAGACAGCTATTCGGCAGATGAAAAAGCAAAATTGTATAAAACAATTGGGCTTGGTGCTTTGAAGTATTATATTTTAAAAGTTGATCCTAAAAAACGTATTTTGTTTAATCCGGAAGAATCTGTAGATTTTGCTGGAAATACAGGGCCTTTTATTCAATATACTTACGCGAGAATCCAATCCATTATTCGTAAAGCCGATTTTGATTTTTCTAATAAAATAGAAATTGAAGAACTGCACGAAAAAGAAAAAGAATTGGTAAAACAAATCGAACTTTTCCCTGAAGTAATTCAAAATGCGGCACAAAATCACAGCCCGGCATTAATTGCAAATTACACTTACGATTTGGTAAAAGAGTATAATTCATTTTATCAGTCTGTTCATATTTTAGGTGAAGCAGACTTAACAAAGAAAATTTTCAGAGTGCAGCTTTCTCAAAAGGTTGCCGAAGTCATAAAATCAGCATTTAGCTTATTAGGAATTGAAGTTCCGGAAAGAATGTAA
- a CDS encoding ABC transporter ATP-binding protein, with amino-acid sequence MLDIQNISFSYTDKPVINNVSFTINKGENIAIIGESGCGKSTLLKLMYGLFDLDEGKIFYNEKPILGPKYNLIPGMPYMKYLAQDFDLSPYETVAENVGKFLSNGFANMKKLRVQELLEMVEMDQFSNVKAKFLSGGQQQRVALVRVLALEPEVILLDEPFSQIDAFRKNALRRNLFKYLKQKEITCIIATHDSTDALSFADEAIVMRHGEIVVKGDPSKIYEDPQTKYVASLFGEVNEVATHLLLPYEDETHKTLVYPHQFKMVAESKLPVKIRRTYFRGSHYLIETVYKRQLIFFESEIDLPLEQEIFLGLNYL; translated from the coding sequence ATGCTTGATATTCAAAATATATCTTTTTCGTATACTGACAAACCAGTTATAAATAATGTTTCTTTTACGATCAATAAAGGCGAGAATATTGCCATTATTGGTGAAAGCGGTTGTGGAAAAAGTACGCTTTTAAAGCTTATGTACGGTTTGTTCGATTTAGATGAAGGAAAAATATTTTATAACGAAAAACCTATTCTGGGACCAAAATACAATTTGATACCGGGAATGCCTTATATGAAATATCTGGCACAGGATTTCGATTTGTCTCCTTACGAAACTGTTGCTGAAAACGTTGGAAAGTTTCTTTCGAATGGTTTTGCCAATATGAAAAAACTTCGCGTTCAGGAGTTATTGGAAATGGTCGAGATGGACCAGTTTTCAAATGTAAAAGCTAAATTTTTGAGCGGCGGACAACAGCAGCGAGTAGCACTGGTTAGAGTTTTGGCTCTTGAACCAGAAGTTATTCTGCTGGATGAACCTTTCAGCCAGATTGATGCTTTTCGTAAAAATGCTCTGCGCAGAAATTTATTCAAATATCTAAAACAAAAAGAGATTACGTGTATTATTGCCACACATGACAGCACTGATGCTTTGTCGTTTGCAGATGAAGCTATCGTAATGCGTCATGGTGAGATTGTTGTTAAAGGAGATCCTTCAAAAATTTACGAAGATCCTCAGACTAAATATGTTGCTTCGTTGTTTGGAGAAGTAAATGAAGTTGCAACACATTTACTGCTTCCTTATGAAGATGAAACACATAAAACTTTGGTATATCCGCATCAGTTTAAAATGGTTGCAGAGTCAAAACTTCCGGTAAAAATTAGAAGAACTTATTTTAGAGGAAGTCATTATTTAATTGAAACCGTTTATAAAAGACAATTAATATTCTTCGAAAGCGAAATTGATCTTCCGCTCGAACAGGAAATTTTTCTTGGCTTGAATTATTTATAA
- a CDS encoding TonB-dependent receptor domain-containing protein — protein sequence MKLKFFLFAILGIIATAQAQNSGSVSGKIVEKSNNAPISYATVSLKENGKVVTGVNTDDNGDFTFKNLALKSYTIEIQYIGFRKYVGSVILNDNKKTATVNVSLEEEATQLKGVNIVAERSTIEQKIDRKVVNVGKDLTTAGASASDIMNNIPSVNVDQDGKLSLRGNDNVRVLIDGRPSNIDPAQLLKQIPSTSIKKIELITNPSAKYNPEGMSGIINIILHKNANTGFNGSYSGGITFGETAKYNQSLDLNYKTGKVNFFGNAGNNFGTYFNNGNIQRLDQDVVQKLKISNDNDNYLYKVGMDYLINDHNTLSFYTNQNKSSGTGIVNTDIDYNNGDPNIKNIYQKSRYQGPNQTGTYNLAYKHIFKKEGHTLDFEGNYSKTAESQDANFDTQTTNPANAVNSVIYNDYIHESRKLGTFNVDYVNPLNDKTTLEAGAEARITRTDNDYNTSNPSVPTAEQISNYKYDTDIYSAYVTFGQKYKKFSYQLGARFESYKVAANLNSGQSKFDDDYITLYPSAYLTYNLNEKNVLQLSYSRRVDRPSLEQTKPIREFSTPLVTSYGNPELRPQFTNSVEVNYTKTLEKGSITAGVFVRSINDQISRTLSPDPNDASGYKQILSFANYDHNSAYGFDVSLNYKLTKWWDIQPAIDFSSIKQEGVVFQFDPATNTSSPFQRSVTTSAFNARMNSNFKPTKRLSFLLFGFYRGPVDEIQQKRNEMYKIDIGSRYTLLDNKMNISVRFNDVFNTMKFSFDGIYPYPQTGQFTWESQTVYLGLTYNFGGAKIKKLERKQREDNTNQGGGGMF from the coding sequence ATGAAACTAAAATTTTTTCTGTTTGCAATATTGGGGATAATTGCAACAGCACAAGCTCAAAACTCGGGATCGGTCTCGGGAAAAATTGTAGAAAAATCTAATAATGCGCCTATTTCTTACGCAACTGTTTCCCTTAAAGAAAACGGAAAAGTAGTGACAGGTGTTAACACAGATGACAATGGAGATTTTACTTTTAAAAATTTAGCTCTAAAAAGCTACACAATCGAAATTCAATATATTGGTTTTAGAAAATATGTTGGTTCTGTAATTTTAAATGACAATAAAAAAACAGCAACAGTAAATGTTTCTCTTGAAGAAGAAGCAACGCAGTTAAAAGGAGTAAATATTGTTGCAGAACGTTCTACAATAGAACAAAAAATCGACAGAAAAGTAGTCAACGTTGGTAAAGACTTAACAACAGCCGGAGCATCAGCATCAGATATTATGAACAATATTCCGTCTGTAAACGTAGATCAGGATGGAAAACTTTCGCTTCGCGGAAACGACAATGTTCGTGTATTGATCGATGGGCGTCCATCAAATATTGATCCTGCTCAGTTATTAAAACAAATTCCATCAACTTCTATCAAAAAAATTGAGTTGATTACAAATCCAAGTGCAAAATATAACCCAGAGGGAATGTCTGGAATTATCAATATCATTTTACACAAAAATGCTAATACTGGCTTTAACGGAAGTTACAGCGGCGGTATTACTTTTGGAGAAACTGCAAAATACAACCAGTCTTTAGATTTGAACTATAAAACCGGAAAAGTAAATTTCTTTGGAAATGCCGGTAATAACTTTGGAACTTATTTCAACAATGGAAATATTCAAAGACTAGATCAGGATGTAGTGCAAAAATTAAAAATTTCAAATGACAATGATAATTATTTGTACAAAGTAGGTATGGATTATTTAATCAACGATCACAATACTTTATCTTTTTACACTAATCAAAATAAATCTTCTGGAACTGGTATTGTAAATACCGATATTGATTATAACAACGGTGATCCGAATATTAAAAACATTTATCAAAAATCAAGATATCAGGGACCTAACCAAACCGGAACTTATAATTTAGCATACAAACACATCTTTAAAAAAGAAGGACATACGCTGGATTTTGAAGGGAATTACAGTAAAACCGCAGAAAGTCAAGATGCAAACTTTGACACACAAACAACAAATCCTGCAAATGCAGTAAATAGTGTAATTTACAACGATTATATTCATGAAAGCAGAAAACTAGGAACCTTTAATGTTGACTATGTTAATCCGCTAAACGATAAAACAACACTTGAAGCGGGAGCTGAAGCGAGAATTACACGAACAGATAACGACTATAATACAAGTAATCCTTCTGTTCCAACTGCTGAACAAATTTCTAATTACAAATACGACACTGATATTTATTCTGCTTACGTAACTTTTGGCCAGAAATACAAAAAATTCAGCTATCAGTTAGGAGCTCGTTTTGAGAGCTACAAAGTTGCAGCAAACTTAAACAGCGGTCAAAGTAAATTTGATGATGATTATATTACATTATACCCATCTGCTTATTTAACATATAATTTGAATGAGAAAAACGTTTTACAATTAAGCTACAGCCGTCGTGTAGACCGTCCGAGTTTAGAGCAGACAAAACCTATTCGTGAGTTTTCTACTCCATTAGTAACTTCATACGGAAATCCTGAATTAAGACCTCAGTTTACCAATTCAGTTGAAGTAAATTACACTAAAACTCTTGAAAAAGGCAGCATTACCGCAGGAGTATTTGTAAGAAGTATTAACGATCAAATCAGCAGAACTTTAAGCCCGGACCCAAATGATGCTTCTGGATACAAACAAATTTTAAGTTTTGCAAATTATGATCACAATAGTGCTTATGGTTTTGATGTTTCTCTTAACTATAAACTTACAAAATGGTGGGATATTCAGCCAGCAATTGATTTCTCCAGCATTAAACAGGAAGGTGTTGTATTTCAGTTTGATCCGGCAACAAACACAAGTTCACCATTTCAACGCAGCGTTACAACTTCAGCATTTAATGCTCGTATGAACTCAAACTTCAAACCAACAAAACGCTTAAGCTTTTTATTATTTGGTTTTTACAGAGGTCCGGTTGATGAGATTCAGCAGAAAAGAAACGAAATGTACAAAATTGATATTGGTTCACGCTATACTTTGTTAGACAACAAAATGAATATCAGCGTACGTTTTAACGACGTTTTCAATACAATGAAATTCTCATTTGACGGTATTTATCCTTATCCTCAAACTGGCCAGTTTACATGGGAAAGCCAAACTGTTTATTTAGGCTTAACTTACAACTTTGGAGGAGCTAAAATTAAAAAATTAGAACGTAAACAAAGAGAAGACAACACGAATCAAGGTGGCGGCGGTATGTTCTAA
- a CDS encoding copper homeostasis protein CutC, producing MKKNQLEIACFNYESAIIAQENGADRIELCENMKLGGTTPNSILVVKVRESLNIKMHVIIRPRGGDFVYSDEELTEMKQDIKQYKKLGVDGFVFGILKDSGNINKRQNKELVHLAHPLPCTFHRAFDVVKNVEKSLEDVINCGFKTILTSGQAVNVEEGILALERIQELAKNRIEIMPGGGLRSSNIKLLQEKLDLTFYHSSAITNNSETANPEEVKELKNFL from the coding sequence ATGAAAAAAAATCAACTTGAAATAGCTTGTTTTAATTACGAGTCGGCGATAATTGCACAAGAGAACGGCGCAGATAGAATCGAGCTGTGCGAAAATATGAAACTAGGCGGTACAACGCCAAATTCTATTTTGGTGGTAAAAGTCCGTGAAAGTTTAAATATAAAAATGCATGTTATCATCAGACCTCGCGGCGGTGATTTTGTTTATTCGGATGAAGAACTTACCGAAATGAAACAGGATATTAAACAGTATAAAAAACTTGGAGTTGATGGTTTTGTTTTTGGAATTTTAAAAGACAGCGGCAATATTAATAAAAGACAAAACAAAGAATTAGTACATCTGGCGCATCCGCTTCCTTGTACTTTTCACCGCGCTTTTGATGTGGTTAAAAATGTAGAAAAATCTCTTGAAGATGTTATCAATTGCGGATTTAAAACCATTTTAACTTCAGGTCAGGCCGTAAATGTAGAAGAAGGTATTTTGGCTTTAGAACGAATACAAGAACTTGCTAAAAATAGAATTGAAATAATGCCCGGAGGAGGTTTGCGATCCTCAAATATTAAGTTATTACAGGAAAAATTAGATTTGACTTTTTACCATTCATCGGCCATAACAAACAATTCAGAAACTGCAAATCCCGAAGAAGTAAAAGAACTGAAAAATTTTCTTTAG
- a CDS encoding TonB-dependent receptor plug domain-containing protein produces the protein MKIKITLFAVLLLSQVSVSQEVKKDSVSANELSEVKVTTATRTERVLSSLPLPMTIITSEAIIKSGVTRLNEILSEQTGIILIPDESGFEGIQMQGLDAAYTMILIDGVPLVGRSAGVLDLSRVSVGNIERIEIVKGASSALYGSEAMGGVINVITKKPKKDMFSGSLSYRYATFNTNDANTNLLWKKKKFSANLFANFYSTDGYDLDKSTPLKNVEPFYNFTIQPKIYYDFSENLKLIVSNRFYDMKMDNVAIIDSENYKGDAKEKEWNSQVKFEHKWSSKLYSEYEFYTTNYKNDSFLNDANNVLYESAYYNQWLLRPEIRTTLSIKNDKLTGGLGLNYETLDRTYFDKKVEFNSQYFFLQYDCNPTERWNIIAGFRYDNHSVYASQFSPKLAVNFKINENFSLKSSVGYGYKAPDFRQLYFDFTNPSVGYTVLGYNVAEARLNQLQEQGQILSRVDGVNFNNPLEAESSINFNFGTFYKKNKLRLDVNAFYNSIENLIDARVVAQKTNGQNVFSYFNISQIFTYGLEFNSTYDFTKQLSVSFGYQYLTAKDKSVVDNFEDYQYIRNSDLQTVQIKKSDYFGLYNRSKHTANVKVAYSIPKIKTDINLRVFYRSKYGMFDTNGNQILDKYDKFVSDYFITNLSISKYIGDKFMLQAGANNLLDFTDPSQISNLAGRQLFARIQYNF, from the coding sequence ATGAAAATAAAAATTACTCTTTTTGCAGTTTTGCTTTTGTCTCAGGTTTCTGTTTCTCAGGAAGTTAAAAAAGATAGTGTTTCAGCAAACGAATTGTCAGAAGTTAAAGTTACTACTGCGACAAGAACAGAAAGGGTACTTTCATCATTGCCTTTGCCAATGACAATTATTACATCTGAGGCAATTATAAAATCTGGAGTTACAAGATTAAATGAAATTTTAAGTGAGCAGACAGGAATTATTTTGATTCCGGACGAAAGTGGTTTTGAGGGAATTCAAATGCAGGGTTTAGATGCTGCTTATACTATGATTTTAATTGACGGTGTACCGCTTGTTGGAAGAAGCGCCGGTGTTTTGGACCTTTCAAGAGTTTCGGTTGGAAATATAGAGAGAATTGAAATTGTAAAAGGAGCTTCCTCAGCATTGTATGGTTCTGAAGCCATGGGAGGAGTAATAAATGTGATTACTAAAAAACCTAAAAAAGATATGTTTTCGGGTAGTCTTTCTTATAGATATGCTACATTTAATACTAATGATGCAAATACAAATCTTCTTTGGAAGAAAAAGAAATTTTCAGCAAATCTTTTTGCAAATTTTTATTCTACAGATGGATATGATTTAGATAAAAGTACACCATTGAAAAATGTAGAGCCATTTTACAATTTTACGATTCAGCCGAAAATATATTATGATTTCTCAGAAAACTTGAAATTAATTGTAAGTAACCGTTTTTATGACATGAAGATGGATAATGTGGCGATTATTGATTCTGAAAATTATAAAGGAGATGCAAAAGAAAAAGAATGGAACTCACAGGTTAAATTTGAACATAAATGGAGTTCTAAATTATATTCTGAATATGAATTCTATACTACTAATTACAAAAATGATTCGTTTTTAAATGATGCAAATAATGTTCTTTATGAAAGTGCTTATTATAATCAATGGCTTCTGCGTCCGGAGATTAGGACTACGCTTTCAATAAAGAATGATAAATTGACAGGAGGTCTCGGATTAAATTATGAGACTTTGGATAGGACATATTTTGATAAAAAAGTAGAGTTTAATTCGCAATATTTCTTTTTGCAATATGATTGTAATCCAACAGAAAGATGGAATATAATCGCTGGATTTAGATATGATAATCATAGTGTATATGCTTCACAATTCAGTCCGAAACTTGCGGTAAATTTTAAGATTAATGAAAACTTTTCTTTAAAATCTTCAGTAGGATATGGTTATAAAGCACCAGATTTCCGCCAATTATATTTTGATTTTACAAATCCTTCTGTTGGTTATACTGTCTTAGGGTATAATGTAGCCGAAGCGCGATTAAATCAACTTCAGGAGCAAGGGCAGATTTTAAGCAGAGTAGATGGAGTTAACTTTAACAATCCGTTAGAAGCCGAAAGTTCAATAAATTTCAATTTTGGAACTTTTTATAAAAAGAACAAGTTAAGATTAGATGTTAATGCTTTTTATAATTCAATAGAAAATTTAATTGATGCTCGTGTTGTAGCCCAAAAAACAAATGGTCAAAATGTTTTCAGTTACTTTAATATAAGCCAGATTTTTACTTATGGTTTAGAGTTCAATTCAACATACGACTTTACCAAACAATTATCTGTATCATTTGGATATCAGTATCTAACAGCAAAGGATAAATCTGTGGTTGATAATTTCGAGGATTATCAATACATACGTAACTCAGATTTACAAACTGTACAAATTAAAAAGTCTGATTATTTTGGATTGTATAATAGATCAAAACATACTGCTAACGTTAAAGTTGCATATTCTATTCCAAAAATTAAGACCGATATTAATCTACGAGTTTTTTATAGAAGCAAATATGGGATGTTTGATACTAACGGAAATCAAATTTTGGACAAATATGACAAATTTGTCAGTGATTACTTTATAACCAACTTATCAATTTCAAAATATATCGGGGATAAATTTATGCTTCAGGCAGGAGCCAATAATTTACTT
- a CDS encoding 3-oxoacyl-ACP synthase III family protein, which translates to MYHSKIAGLGYYVPSNVVTNDDLSKIMDTNDEWIQERTGIQERRHIIRGEDTTTSMGVKAAKIAIERSGVAKEDIDFVVFATLSPDYYFPGPGVLVQRDLGLKTVGALDVRNQCSGFVYAISVADQYIKTGMYKNILVIGSEVHSTGLDMTTRGRGVSVIFGDGAGAAVLSREEDVTKGILSTHLHSEGQHAEELALQAPGMGARWVTDILADNDPNDESYYPYMNGQFVFKNAVVRFAEVINEGLEANELQVSDIDMLIPHQANLRISQFIQNKFKLTDDQVHNNIQKYGNTTAASIPIALTEAWEQGKIKSGDTVVLAAFGSGFTWASAIIKW; encoded by the coding sequence ATGTATCATTCAAAAATAGCAGGCTTAGGATATTATGTTCCTTCAAATGTTGTAACAAACGATGATTTGTCTAAGATAATGGATACCAATGACGAATGGATTCAGGAAAGAACCGGGATCCAGGAAAGAAGACATATCATTCGCGGAGAAGACACTACAACTTCTATGGGAGTAAAAGCGGCTAAAATTGCAATAGAACGTTCTGGCGTAGCCAAAGAAGATATTGATTTTGTAGTTTTTGCTACATTAAGTCCAGATTACTATTTTCCAGGACCTGGAGTTTTAGTACAGCGTGATTTAGGATTAAAAACAGTTGGAGCATTAGATGTTAGAAATCAATGTTCTGGTTTTGTTTATGCAATTTCTGTTGCAGATCAATATATTAAAACGGGAATGTATAAAAACATTTTGGTAATTGGTTCTGAGGTTCACTCAACTGGTTTAGATATGACTACCCGCGGGCGAGGCGTTTCGGTAATTTTTGGAGACGGAGCAGGAGCAGCTGTTTTAAGCCGTGAAGAAGATGTAACAAAAGGTATCTTGTCAACACATTTACATTCAGAAGGACAGCATGCTGAAGAATTGGCTTTGCAGGCACCGGGAATGGGAGCGCGCTGGGTAACAGATATTCTTGCTGATAATGACCCAAATGACGAAAGCTATTATCCTTACATGAATGGTCAGTTTGTATTTAAAAATGCAGTTGTTCGTTTTGCAGAGGTAATTAATGAAGGCTTAGAAGCAAATGAACTTCAGGTTTCAGACATCGATATGCTGATTCCGCATCAGGCTAACTTGAGAATTTCGCAATTCATTCAAAATAAATTTAAACTAACAGACGATCAGGTTCACAATAATATCCAGAAATACGGAAATACAACGGCAGCGTCTATTCCAATTGCTCTGACTGAAGCTTGGGAACAAGGAAAAATCAAATCTGGAGATACTGTAGTTTTAGCAGCCTTTGGAAGTGGATTTACCTGGGCAAGTGCTATTATTAAATGGTAA
- a CDS encoding OmpA family protein, with translation MKKITVLSLSALFIFTSFFTSCDSVKNANNTQKGAGIGAVAGGVIGAVLGNNLGKGGNAALGAAIGAAVGGGTGALIGNKMDKQAREIDQALPGASVERVGEGIHLTLNENSVRFDTNKSTLTPTAKANLDKLVPVFNEYGDTDIQIFGYTDNTGKPEYNLTLSGQRAASVQAYLVSKGLKSSRFKTSGLGIADPIATNDTPEGRAQNRRVEFSITANDKMVNDAKAEAGK, from the coding sequence ATGAAAAAGATAACTGTTTTAAGCTTAAGTGCTTTATTTATATTTACTAGTTTTTTTACAAGCTGTGATTCAGTAAAAAATGCAAATAACACACAAAAAGGAGCTGGAATTGGTGCTGTTGCCGGTGGTGTAATTGGTGCTGTTTTAGGAAATAATTTAGGGAAAGGCGGAAACGCTGCGTTAGGAGCTGCAATTGGTGCTGCTGTTGGTGGTGGAACTGGTGCTCTTATTGGAAACAAAATGGATAAACAGGCTCGTGAAATCGACCAGGCTTTACCAGGTGCTTCTGTAGAAAGAGTAGGTGAAGGGATTCATTTAACTTTAAATGAAAATTCTGTTCGTTTTGATACTAACAAATCAACGTTAACTCCTACTGCAAAAGCTAACTTAGATAAATTAGTTCCTGTATTTAATGAATATGGAGATACTGATATTCAGATTTTTGGTTACACTGATAATACAGGAAAACCAGAGTATAACTTAACACTTTCTGGACAAAGAGCTGCATCTGTGCAGGCTTATTTAGTTTCAAAAGGATTAAAGTCAAGCCGTTTTAAAACTTCAGGTTTAGGTATTGCTGATCCTATTGCAACAAATGATACTCCAGAAGGAAGAGCTCAAAACCGTCGTGTTGAATTCTCAATTACAGCAAACGACAAAATGGTTAACGACGCAAAAGCTGAAGCTGGAAAATAA
- a CDS encoding leucine-rich repeat domain-containing protein, with translation MQDADFLLNKLTSMPSSWSVESVASWLEDVNNINIFEKLESLLDIDLSKNQWRGVLTFLNQKYSNSTEPTHDFNNAFEKFSDNIILDKFSSVYLLDDKSKVIDFSKLSNLKKAKAVMAYQCQELTFNNPDLEMLNAGFLPKLNKITNLQSAIDLRYLTIVKCNKLNDFSFVGQLKKLIYLDLSNNKLIENLDFIPEDSEIKVLYLLESNIIKNKETIARLSSMKNLKYLYIKANKLEEKELRECLPNCFVNGEEPVARQL, from the coding sequence ATGCAAGATGCTGATTTTTTATTAAATAAATTGACATCAATGCCTTCTTCTTGGAGTGTAGAAAGTGTTGCATCATGGCTGGAAGACGTTAATAATATTAATATATTTGAAAAATTAGAATCGCTTCTTGATATAGATTTATCTAAAAATCAATGGAGAGGTGTTCTTACTTTTTTGAATCAGAAATATTCAAATAGTACAGAACCTACACATGACTTTAATAATGCATTTGAGAAATTTTCAGATAATATTATCTTAGATAAATTTAGTAGCGTGTATTTGCTGGATGATAAGAGTAAAGTTATTGATTTTTCAAAGCTATCAAATCTAAAGAAAGCAAAAGCAGTTATGGCATATCAATGTCAAGAACTCACATTTAATAATCCTGACTTAGAAATGTTAAATGCTGGTTTTTTGCCTAAATTAAATAAAATTACAAATCTTCAAAGCGCAATTGACCTGAGATATTTGACAATTGTAAAATGTAATAAATTGAACGATTTTAGTTTTGTTGGTCAACTGAAGAAATTAATCTATTTAGATCTCTCAAATAATAAATTGATTGAAAATCTTGATTTTATTCCGGAAGATAGTGAAATAAAAGTTTTGTACTTGCTTGAAAGCAATATTATAAAAAATAAAGAAACTATTGCTCGATTGTCTTCGATGAAAAACCTGAAATATCTTTATATAAAAGCAAACAAACTTGAAGAAAAAGAATTAAGAGAATGTTTACCAAATTGTTTTGTTAATGGTGAGGAGCCTGTGGCAAGGCAATTGTAA
- a CDS encoding GIY-YIG nuclease family protein translates to MKRYYVYILKCSDNSYYTGFTNNIERRLNEHNSGINKECYTFNKRPLELVFYAEFNDVHQAIAFEKQVKGWSRKKKEAIINDKWEDLKKLAECLNKTSHKNFYKKEV, encoded by the coding sequence ATGAAACGATATTATGTTTATATACTAAAATGTTCTGATAATAGTTACTATACCGGATTTACAAATAATATTGAAAGAAGATTAAACGAACATAATTCTGGAATAAATAAAGAATGTTATACTTTTAATAAAAGACCTTTGGAGCTAGTTTTCTATGCCGAATTTAATGATGTCCATCAGGCAATTGCGTTTGAAAAGCAAGTAAAAGGCTGGAGCAGGAAAAAGAAAGAAGCGATAATTAATGATAAATGGGAGGATTTGAAAAAGTTAGCAGAATGTTTGAATAAAACAAGTCATAAAAATTTTTATAAAAAGGAGGTTTAG